gtagTAACGtcgcgtatttttttttttcttctggtGTCTCACCCgaagaaaacagaaaagggaagtcGTATCACTCAATTGGGGGGTTTCCACGTTGAGCACTCGTTGAATCGGGGTAGGGACGTGTCTTCATTATTACAACAAGTAACATGATGGTCGAATTTTCCAAATgcgtgtttctttttttgtcgaAATTGGTACATGTACATGAATAGCCACACCACATGTTGAAAAGGGCAAGCATGAATACATAGATATGTATAATACCGTCTAattgaattaaaaattggACAGTTGGTAGCACTTCTCCTGCTTCGATCTAGCTAAAATCTTCCCCCCAGTTTTGCAGCCATTTACGAGATGTACCCTTTAAAGCTACATACATTTtggctactttttttttttttttattcctatattttacctgaacggcaaggtgaaaaggaaaaaaaaaaaaaaaaattggctagCTAATCTGTTGCTTACAAATgtggagaataaaaaataaaaaagaaaaaaactgttcctttttaagtACCACGTTTTGGTTAAgtcttttccacttttacCACAAATTTACGTTTTCACTTCTTCTCTTGTTTAAAACATttgactttttaaaaattgttctaACATTCCTTTGGAGTATCTTTTGGCAAAACTGCctacattttttgcacagaCGTAACCCCACTGcgaaagaaatttttttttttaaaatgaatcCTCTGAGAATTTTCCTGCtgtctatattttttatcaaaGCAGCCCTTGTGTGTGCCATTTCAACGCATGAAGTTTTGAATGACAAAAGAATTGagtttaaaaataatgccaAACGGATTATCAATGAATCATATTTGGTggataaaaatgagaaactgCTGGGCAGTTCGCTCAGGACATACAAATATTACTTGGTAAAAAGTACAACAGAATTTAGGGctatcttcatttttgacGATTTAAATGTGAACAAAGCGACAGAGCTAGGAATACGCAATGCTCAACACCAGGCGGACATCTTAAATGTAGAAGAGAACGTAAATAACATTTACCCCCTCGATGAAATAAGCACTTTTAATGAGGTCCTATAcagagagagaaaaatgtTCAGCCTGGAAACTGCATATTCCACCACAAGTTATGTGCTAGCCAAATTTGTGTTTGACGTGAAcgtcgaagaagaagatgaagaggaCATCATGTCTCTTTTGATTGAAACTGAAttgaatatgaaaaaaaaaaaattggacgTTCTTACGAAAGAGGATGGCGGTGCACAGCAAGGGGGTAACATCAACAGTAGCGACATAAAGTCGAACCACTCTCAATCGGTTGAAATGTACAAGCAGAAACACCCACAAGTTTTTACCCAATTCGTCGGACTGCTGGTAAGTATAGTGTCCATGGCTACATCCATCTCAGGTGCCATTTCAGCTGTCTCGTCAGCTTTTTCGGGCGCACCCAGCCCCTCTCCGCCCGAATTTTTGGGGGATGAAGCATGGGCCCTGCCCACATATGAAGAGAGAAAGGTTTCGAAGAGGGAAGCTCCGAAGGGTAAGAAAGGCAAGAGGACTCCACAGGAGGATCCCTACTACGATGATGATTATGACGACGATGACTATTACGATGATGAGTATTACGACGATGACTATTACGATGATGAGTATTATGATGATGACTACTACGATGACTATGGCGATGATTACCGGTTCTAAAATCAAAGGGACATGCATGACGGGGAGCTAACTAGGAGGGTGGAACAAAGAAGGAGAGAGATATGCTTAATATAAATGAAGATCTCAAATGGGAGTGAGACAAACTGAATTTACGCCtcagggggggaaggttAATTTTCACCGTGGGGACAGTTCTAGGCAGCGAAAATGTCATGCCGCGTGGGACTCCCCAACACCAAAGCGTCATAAAATACGTGAGCACATAGAACGACAATTTTATCCAGTGGGTTCCTTAAATGAATTGTGCGAATTCTTTTTCCTAGTGTGGAGCAAGGGGGttgcgttttttcttcccccatttgttcgtttctttttcagCGTTTTTATAtctccttatatatatatatatgtatatttatttttttaagcaagTTATTAACCTGTGCGAAGTGGATTGGTTGCACTTAAAATTGTGTCTCCATTCCTGCGGGTCAAATTTTAACAACTGTGTCATTTGCGTAAGGGATAAATGGCCCCATTGTATTGTCTCAAAATTGCAACGTCGTAATCCGAAACGgtgtaaaagaggaaaatgtaaatttTGCTGAGTATGCCCCATGCGCTATGTTCATGGGGGAATGGGGATATTTCCCTTCGCATGTGTGAGGGAGGTGATCTGCTCAAAAGGAGTCACGCAGACAAACGCATTTTCTTAA
This region of Plasmodium coatneyi strain Hackeri chromosome 3, complete sequence genomic DNA includes:
- a CDS encoding Mitochondrial carrier protein, whose protein sequence is MNPLRIFLLSIFFIKAALVCAISTHEVLNDKRIEFKNNAKRIINESYLVDKNEKLLGSSLRTYKYYLVKSTTEFRAIFIFDDLNVNKATELGIRNAQHQADILNVEENVNNIYPLDEISTFNEVLYRERKMFSLETAYSTTSYVLAKFVFDVNVEEEDEEDIMSLLIETELNMKKKKLDVLTKEDGGAQQGGNINSSDIKSNHSQSVEMYKQKHPQVFTQFVGLLVSIVSMATSISGAISAVSSAFSGAPSPSPPEFLGDEAWALPTYEERKVSKREAPKGKKGKRTPQEDPYYDDDYDDDDYYDDEYYDDDYYDDEYYDDDYYDDYGDDYRF